From Coffea arabica cultivar ET-39 chromosome 10e, Coffea Arabica ET-39 HiFi, whole genome shotgun sequence, one genomic window encodes:
- the LOC113712931 gene encoding histone-lysine N-methyltransferase ASHR1-like isoform X1, with product MEELQKALNDGRSLTVSTLPDKGRCLFTSRHFSPGEVIISQEPYVAVPNKNSNDSSSRCEWCLSTRNLKKCSACQVVWYCGSTCQKTDWKLHRLECQVLSKVEKGRIKSLTPSIRLMVKLYLRRKLQVEQVIAMTSTDNYGLVEALVSHMSEIDENQLVLYAQMANLVSLILQWPEAKINIKDIAVNFSKLACNAHTICDAELRPLATGLYPVISLINHSCLPNSVLVFEGRLAVVRAVEHIPKGTEVLISYIETAASTMTRQKALKEQYFFTCTCPRCIKAGQYDDIKESAILEGYCCKDNSCSGFLLRDPENRGFVCQECGLLREKEEIKDIEWEVKYLIEKASMCSSGNKIDASLTYKAIEKQQLELCHPFSINLMRTRETLLKIYMELQNWKEALAYCRFVIPIYERVYPRLHPLVGLQYYTCGKLEWFLGETNEAIQSLTKAVDVLRITHGTSTSFMKELLIKLEEARAEASYSLSCKDDQ from the exons ATGGAGGAACTGCAGAAGGCGCTAAATGACGGAAGAAGCTTAACAGTTTCAACTCTCCCGGATAAAGGACGCTGTCTCTTCACCTCCAGACACTTTTCTCCGG GGGAGGTGATAATAAGCCAAGAGCCTTATGTCGCAGTACCAAATAAGAACTCAAATGATTCAAGTTCCAGGTGTGAATGGTGCCTCAGCACTAGGAATCTCAAGAAGTGTTCTGCTTGCCAAGTTGTTTGGTATTGTGGGAGCACATGCCAG AAGACGGATTGGAAACTTCATCGTCTTGAATGCCAAGTGTTGTCTAAAGTTGAAAAAGGGAGGATTAAGTCTCTCACACCTTCCATACGATTAATGGTGAAGCTCTATTTGCGAAGAAAGCTGCAAGTTGAGCAG GTTATAGCAATGACTTCCACAGACAACTACGGCTTGGTGGAGGCTTTGGTCTCTC ACATGTCTGAAATTGATGAGAATCAATTGGTTTTATATGCACAAATGGCGAACCTTGTTAGTTTAATTCTCCAATGGCCCGAGGCCAAGATCAACATAAAGGACATTGCAGTAAATTTTTCTAAG CTTGCTTGCAATGCACACACTATTTGTGATGCTGAACTCAGACCCTTGGCAACTGGATTGTATCCTGTTATTTCTCTTATTAATCACAG CTGTTTGCCAAATTCTGTTTTAGTATTCGAAGGGAGGTTGGCTGTGGTCCGTGCTGTTGAGCACATACCCAAAGGTACTGAG GTACTGATAAGCTACATAGAAACTGCAGCAAGCACTATGACTCGTCAAAAGGCCCTCAAGGAACAATACTTTTTTACTTGCACTTGTCCCCGCTGCATTAAAGCG GGCCAATATGATGATATTAAAGAAAGTGCAATCCTGGAAGGTTATTGCTGCAAGGATAACAGTTGCAGTGGTTTTCTGCTCCGTGACCCTG AAAATAGGGGATTTGTGTGCCAAGAATGCGGACTGCTtagagagaaggaagaaattaaaGACATTGAATGGGAAGTCAAATATTTGATAGAAAAAGCTTCCATGTGCTCCTCTGGAA ATAAAATAGATGCTAGTTTGACGTACAAGGCAATTGAGAAACAACAGTTGGAGCTGTGCCATCCATTCTCGATTAATCTAATGCGGACAAGGGAGACTCTTCTGAAG ATATACATGGAGCTTCAAAATTGGAAAGAGGCTCTAGCATATTGCAGATTTGTTATCCCTATCTATGAGA GAGTATATCCGCGCTTACATCCTTTggttggtttgcaatattataCTTGTGGAAAACTTGAATG GTTTCTTGGAGAGACTAATGAAGCCATCCAGTCATTAACCAAGGCAGTGGACGTATTGCGAATCACTCATGGAACAAGCACCTCTTTTATGAAGGAACTCCTGATTAAGTTGGAGGAAGCACGTGCTGAGGCATCTTACAGTCTTTCATGCAAGGACGATCAGTGA
- the LOC113712931 gene encoding histone-lysine N-methyltransferase ASHR1-like isoform X2, with amino-acid sequence MEELQKALNDGRSLTVSTLPDKGRCLFTSRHFSPGEVIISQEPYVAVPNKNSNDSSSRCEWCLSTRNLKKCSACQVVWYCGSTCQKTDWKLHRLECQVLSKVEKGRIKSLTPSIRLMVKLYLRRKLQVEQLACNAHTICDAELRPLATGLYPVISLINHSCLPNSVLVFEGRLAVVRAVEHIPKGTEVLISYIETAASTMTRQKALKEQYFFTCTCPRCIKAGQYDDIKESAILEGYCCKDNSCSGFLLRDPENRGFVCQECGLLREKEEIKDIEWEVKYLIEKASMCSSGNKIDASLTYKAIEKQQLELCHPFSINLMRTRETLLKIYMELQNWKEALAYCRFVIPIYERVYPRLHPLVGLQYYTCGKLEWFLGETNEAIQSLTKAVDVLRITHGTSTSFMKELLIKLEEARAEASYSLSCKDDQ; translated from the exons ATGGAGGAACTGCAGAAGGCGCTAAATGACGGAAGAAGCTTAACAGTTTCAACTCTCCCGGATAAAGGACGCTGTCTCTTCACCTCCAGACACTTTTCTCCGG GGGAGGTGATAATAAGCCAAGAGCCTTATGTCGCAGTACCAAATAAGAACTCAAATGATTCAAGTTCCAGGTGTGAATGGTGCCTCAGCACTAGGAATCTCAAGAAGTGTTCTGCTTGCCAAGTTGTTTGGTATTGTGGGAGCACATGCCAG AAGACGGATTGGAAACTTCATCGTCTTGAATGCCAAGTGTTGTCTAAAGTTGAAAAAGGGAGGATTAAGTCTCTCACACCTTCCATACGATTAATGGTGAAGCTCTATTTGCGAAGAAAGCTGCAAGTTGAGCAG CTTGCTTGCAATGCACACACTATTTGTGATGCTGAACTCAGACCCTTGGCAACTGGATTGTATCCTGTTATTTCTCTTATTAATCACAG CTGTTTGCCAAATTCTGTTTTAGTATTCGAAGGGAGGTTGGCTGTGGTCCGTGCTGTTGAGCACATACCCAAAGGTACTGAG GTACTGATAAGCTACATAGAAACTGCAGCAAGCACTATGACTCGTCAAAAGGCCCTCAAGGAACAATACTTTTTTACTTGCACTTGTCCCCGCTGCATTAAAGCG GGCCAATATGATGATATTAAAGAAAGTGCAATCCTGGAAGGTTATTGCTGCAAGGATAACAGTTGCAGTGGTTTTCTGCTCCGTGACCCTG AAAATAGGGGATTTGTGTGCCAAGAATGCGGACTGCTtagagagaaggaagaaattaaaGACATTGAATGGGAAGTCAAATATTTGATAGAAAAAGCTTCCATGTGCTCCTCTGGAA ATAAAATAGATGCTAGTTTGACGTACAAGGCAATTGAGAAACAACAGTTGGAGCTGTGCCATCCATTCTCGATTAATCTAATGCGGACAAGGGAGACTCTTCTGAAG ATATACATGGAGCTTCAAAATTGGAAAGAGGCTCTAGCATATTGCAGATTTGTTATCCCTATCTATGAGA GAGTATATCCGCGCTTACATCCTTTggttggtttgcaatattataCTTGTGGAAAACTTGAATG GTTTCTTGGAGAGACTAATGAAGCCATCCAGTCATTAACCAAGGCAGTGGACGTATTGCGAATCACTCATGGAACAAGCACCTCTTTTATGAAGGAACTCCTGATTAAGTTGGAGGAAGCACGTGCTGAGGCATCTTACAGTCTTTCATGCAAGGACGATCAGTGA
- the LOC113712931 gene encoding histone-lysine N-methyltransferase ASHR1-like isoform X3, whose protein sequence is MEELQKALNDGRSLTVSTLPDKGRCLFTSRHFSPGEVIISQEPYVAVPNKNSNDSSSRCEWCLSTRNLKKCSACQVVWYCGSTCQKTDWKLHRLECQVLSKVEKGRIKSLTPSIRLMVKLYLRRKLQVEQVIAMTSTDNYGLVEALVSHMSEIDENQLVLYAQMANLVSLILQWPEAKINIKDIAVNFSKLACNAHTICDAELRPLATGLYPVISLINHSCLPNSVLVFEGRLAVVRAVEHIPKGTEVLISYIETAASTMTRQKALKEQYFFTCTCPRCIKAGQYDDIKESAILEGYCCKDNSCSGFLLRDPENRGFVCQECGLLREKEEIKDIEWEVKYLIEKASMCSSGNKIDASLTYKAIEKQQLELCHPFSINLMRTRETLLKEYIRAYILWLVCNIILVENLNGFLERLMKPSSH, encoded by the exons ATGGAGGAACTGCAGAAGGCGCTAAATGACGGAAGAAGCTTAACAGTTTCAACTCTCCCGGATAAAGGACGCTGTCTCTTCACCTCCAGACACTTTTCTCCGG GGGAGGTGATAATAAGCCAAGAGCCTTATGTCGCAGTACCAAATAAGAACTCAAATGATTCAAGTTCCAGGTGTGAATGGTGCCTCAGCACTAGGAATCTCAAGAAGTGTTCTGCTTGCCAAGTTGTTTGGTATTGTGGGAGCACATGCCAG AAGACGGATTGGAAACTTCATCGTCTTGAATGCCAAGTGTTGTCTAAAGTTGAAAAAGGGAGGATTAAGTCTCTCACACCTTCCATACGATTAATGGTGAAGCTCTATTTGCGAAGAAAGCTGCAAGTTGAGCAG GTTATAGCAATGACTTCCACAGACAACTACGGCTTGGTGGAGGCTTTGGTCTCTC ACATGTCTGAAATTGATGAGAATCAATTGGTTTTATATGCACAAATGGCGAACCTTGTTAGTTTAATTCTCCAATGGCCCGAGGCCAAGATCAACATAAAGGACATTGCAGTAAATTTTTCTAAG CTTGCTTGCAATGCACACACTATTTGTGATGCTGAACTCAGACCCTTGGCAACTGGATTGTATCCTGTTATTTCTCTTATTAATCACAG CTGTTTGCCAAATTCTGTTTTAGTATTCGAAGGGAGGTTGGCTGTGGTCCGTGCTGTTGAGCACATACCCAAAGGTACTGAG GTACTGATAAGCTACATAGAAACTGCAGCAAGCACTATGACTCGTCAAAAGGCCCTCAAGGAACAATACTTTTTTACTTGCACTTGTCCCCGCTGCATTAAAGCG GGCCAATATGATGATATTAAAGAAAGTGCAATCCTGGAAGGTTATTGCTGCAAGGATAACAGTTGCAGTGGTTTTCTGCTCCGTGACCCTG AAAATAGGGGATTTGTGTGCCAAGAATGCGGACTGCTtagagagaaggaagaaattaaaGACATTGAATGGGAAGTCAAATATTTGATAGAAAAAGCTTCCATGTGCTCCTCTGGAA ATAAAATAGATGCTAGTTTGACGTACAAGGCAATTGAGAAACAACAGTTGGAGCTGTGCCATCCATTCTCGATTAATCTAATGCGGACAAGGGAGACTCTTCTGAAG GAGTATATCCGCGCTTACATCCTTTggttggtttgcaatattataCTTGTGGAAAACTTGAATG GTTTCTTGGAGAGACTAATGAAGCCATCCAGTCATTAA
- the LOC113712931 gene encoding histone-lysine N-methyltransferase ASHR1-like isoform X5 — protein sequence MEELQKALNDGRSLTVSTLPDKGRCLFTSRHFSPGEVIISQEPYVAVPNKNSNDSSSRCEWCLSTRNLKKCSACQVVWYCGSTCQKTDWKLHRLECQVLSKVEKGRIKSLTPSIRLMVKLYLRRKLQVEQVIAMTSTDNYGLVEALVSHMSEIDENQLVLYAQMANLVSLILQWPEAKINIKDIAVNFSKLACNAHTICDAELRPLATGLYPVISLINHSCLPNSVLVFEGRLAVVRAVEHIPKGTEVLISYIETAASTMTRQKALKEQYFFTCTCPRCIKAGQYDDIKESAILEGYCCKDNSCSGFLLRDPENRGFVCQECGLLREKEEIKDIEWEVKYLIEKASMCSSGNKIDASLTYKAIEKQQLELCHPFSINLMRTRETLLKVSWRD from the exons ATGGAGGAACTGCAGAAGGCGCTAAATGACGGAAGAAGCTTAACAGTTTCAACTCTCCCGGATAAAGGACGCTGTCTCTTCACCTCCAGACACTTTTCTCCGG GGGAGGTGATAATAAGCCAAGAGCCTTATGTCGCAGTACCAAATAAGAACTCAAATGATTCAAGTTCCAGGTGTGAATGGTGCCTCAGCACTAGGAATCTCAAGAAGTGTTCTGCTTGCCAAGTTGTTTGGTATTGTGGGAGCACATGCCAG AAGACGGATTGGAAACTTCATCGTCTTGAATGCCAAGTGTTGTCTAAAGTTGAAAAAGGGAGGATTAAGTCTCTCACACCTTCCATACGATTAATGGTGAAGCTCTATTTGCGAAGAAAGCTGCAAGTTGAGCAG GTTATAGCAATGACTTCCACAGACAACTACGGCTTGGTGGAGGCTTTGGTCTCTC ACATGTCTGAAATTGATGAGAATCAATTGGTTTTATATGCACAAATGGCGAACCTTGTTAGTTTAATTCTCCAATGGCCCGAGGCCAAGATCAACATAAAGGACATTGCAGTAAATTTTTCTAAG CTTGCTTGCAATGCACACACTATTTGTGATGCTGAACTCAGACCCTTGGCAACTGGATTGTATCCTGTTATTTCTCTTATTAATCACAG CTGTTTGCCAAATTCTGTTTTAGTATTCGAAGGGAGGTTGGCTGTGGTCCGTGCTGTTGAGCACATACCCAAAGGTACTGAG GTACTGATAAGCTACATAGAAACTGCAGCAAGCACTATGACTCGTCAAAAGGCCCTCAAGGAACAATACTTTTTTACTTGCACTTGTCCCCGCTGCATTAAAGCG GGCCAATATGATGATATTAAAGAAAGTGCAATCCTGGAAGGTTATTGCTGCAAGGATAACAGTTGCAGTGGTTTTCTGCTCCGTGACCCTG AAAATAGGGGATTTGTGTGCCAAGAATGCGGACTGCTtagagagaaggaagaaattaaaGACATTGAATGGGAAGTCAAATATTTGATAGAAAAAGCTTCCATGTGCTCCTCTGGAA ATAAAATAGATGCTAGTTTGACGTACAAGGCAATTGAGAAACAACAGTTGGAGCTGTGCCATCCATTCTCGATTAATCTAATGCGGACAAGGGAGACTCTTCTGAAG GTTTCTTGGAGAGACTAA
- the LOC113712931 gene encoding histone-lysine N-methyltransferase ASHR1-like isoform X4 encodes MEELQKALNDGRSLTVSTLPDKGRCLFTSRHFSPGEVIISQEPYVAVPNKNSNDSSSRCEWCLSTRNLKKCSACQVVWYCGSTCQKTDWKLHRLECQVLSKVEKGRIKSLTPSIRLMVKLYLRRKLQVEQVIAMTSTDNYGLVEALVSHMSEIDENQLVLYAQMANLVSLILQWPEAKINIKDIAVNFSKLACNAHTICDAELRPLATGLYPVISLINHSCLPNSVLVFEGRLAVVRAVEHIPKGTEVLISYIETAASTMTRQKALKEQYFFTCTCPRCIKAGQYDDIKESAILEGYCCKDNSCSGFLLRDPENRGFVCQECGLLREKEEIKDIEWEVKYLIEKASMCSSGNKIDASLTYKAIEKQQLELCHPFSINLMRTRETLLKIYMELQNWKEALAYCRFVIPIYESK; translated from the exons ATGGAGGAACTGCAGAAGGCGCTAAATGACGGAAGAAGCTTAACAGTTTCAACTCTCCCGGATAAAGGACGCTGTCTCTTCACCTCCAGACACTTTTCTCCGG GGGAGGTGATAATAAGCCAAGAGCCTTATGTCGCAGTACCAAATAAGAACTCAAATGATTCAAGTTCCAGGTGTGAATGGTGCCTCAGCACTAGGAATCTCAAGAAGTGTTCTGCTTGCCAAGTTGTTTGGTATTGTGGGAGCACATGCCAG AAGACGGATTGGAAACTTCATCGTCTTGAATGCCAAGTGTTGTCTAAAGTTGAAAAAGGGAGGATTAAGTCTCTCACACCTTCCATACGATTAATGGTGAAGCTCTATTTGCGAAGAAAGCTGCAAGTTGAGCAG GTTATAGCAATGACTTCCACAGACAACTACGGCTTGGTGGAGGCTTTGGTCTCTC ACATGTCTGAAATTGATGAGAATCAATTGGTTTTATATGCACAAATGGCGAACCTTGTTAGTTTAATTCTCCAATGGCCCGAGGCCAAGATCAACATAAAGGACATTGCAGTAAATTTTTCTAAG CTTGCTTGCAATGCACACACTATTTGTGATGCTGAACTCAGACCCTTGGCAACTGGATTGTATCCTGTTATTTCTCTTATTAATCACAG CTGTTTGCCAAATTCTGTTTTAGTATTCGAAGGGAGGTTGGCTGTGGTCCGTGCTGTTGAGCACATACCCAAAGGTACTGAG GTACTGATAAGCTACATAGAAACTGCAGCAAGCACTATGACTCGTCAAAAGGCCCTCAAGGAACAATACTTTTTTACTTGCACTTGTCCCCGCTGCATTAAAGCG GGCCAATATGATGATATTAAAGAAAGTGCAATCCTGGAAGGTTATTGCTGCAAGGATAACAGTTGCAGTGGTTTTCTGCTCCGTGACCCTG AAAATAGGGGATTTGTGTGCCAAGAATGCGGACTGCTtagagagaaggaagaaattaaaGACATTGAATGGGAAGTCAAATATTTGATAGAAAAAGCTTCCATGTGCTCCTCTGGAA ATAAAATAGATGCTAGTTTGACGTACAAGGCAATTGAGAAACAACAGTTGGAGCTGTGCCATCCATTCTCGATTAATCTAATGCGGACAAGGGAGACTCTTCTGAAG ATATACATGGAGCTTCAAAATTGGAAAGAGGCTCTAGCATATTGCAGATTTGTTATCCCTATCTATGAGAGTAAGTAG